One window of the Tubulanus polymorphus chromosome 11, tnTubPoly1.2, whole genome shotgun sequence genome contains the following:
- the LOC141913377 gene encoding LOW QUALITY PROTEIN: short transient receptor potential channel 7-like (The sequence of the model RefSeq protein was modified relative to this genomic sequence to represent the inferred CDS: substituted 1 base at 1 genomic stop codon) yields MQPLTSPGIPDLMETYRKMMNTNQNYSDQQSLNIFGDSPLSDVERRFLHAAESGNLKIIKACVEEGSHFNVNCVDILGRTALQLAVIQEHIDIIQFLLGRCKLEVIEDAFLHAIKNGYVRICELFLNHSIYTNTQQRIQLEFQHGFYDHEDNNSDFSPDITPMILAAHCNNFDIVFLLIQRGFYIQTPHHYFCTCTECNNHKEFDRVVHSRSRLNAYKGLASTAYMSLSSDDPIMTAFELSEQLSHLANKEKEYKNEYKSLSEKCKVYAYDLLDLCRTESEVMAALHGNSDDKNLSRINLALKYEQKRFIAHASCQEHLMSIWYSDLPWFKNQSLWLKIFIAPLVITCMPIFAVVYFMVPYSRFGRILRIPIVKFLNHACSYFIFLGLLFAATTIATDKTTLIHFQGSRAALFGVIGFYVLGMFWAEVKQLWEEGYFNYFNNIWNLMDIMMIALYTAAYTVWIIRDIKIHRLAPILLNFSMINYNFLLXYIVEPDPDNPQIIKPSILANILFSLANVLTFARVAYLLPATEMFGQLQISYGRMIQDVLKFIAIYSTMMVAFICGLTSLYREYDQSGDDTSRVKNEYFSGLLTTFNTLFWSTFGLGTSNAPRLVGSDSTVALTTSNNAVMVIGYILYGVYIMFAVVVLINMLIAMMSNTFEEIRADEDVEWKFARAKLWLTYFDDGTTIPVPFNIIPTPKSIVKILRKIRACCCCGGGWRDSGAENNGDSSNSKIKIRRDYKVIMRRVVMRFVHTMKLGKKKAGGTSREDILDFKEEFLTQLEGLHAKLDKKLTSVSSTLHFVEAEILNLDKTVSKILATQNKSLGVDDNDDGDDDDSGDGNNDENNDSEEEQFVFGVNKKPFDPRDIPDWNKGTFIRNPNKDYGQHWSKYEEAAARSTKGSSTTTDDNSDCTPRGGATVTNRSSTGDDPDSTPPGGVSVTDRSMRDDYSDCLPPGGVIVANTSVADDYPDFSSPVCAEVTEQTTGGAASLQNRPQIRVIMEQDRLLVDHVISGDDSSSIADVHSLRRYTGSDSNLINTSPTARWNHLRERNSPGRLSDRTHDRHRVRNRDDYSVNLDIDDSLWGYTNAGYSNSGYTNHENSRNPFT; encoded by the exons ACATCGCCAGGGATTCCAGATCTCATGGAAACCTATCGAAAAATGATGAACACAAATCAAAACTACAGCGATCAACAATCATTGAACATATTCGGAGATTCGCCGCTGTCCGACGTCGAGAGGCGATTCCTTCACGCGGCCGAATCCggaaatctgaaaataatcaaagcTTGCGTCGAAGAGGGAAGTCATTTTAACGTAAACTGCGTGGATATTCTGGGTCGTACGGCCCTACAACTAGCCGTCATACAGGAACACATCGACATCATACAATTCCTACTGGGCCGCTGTAAATTGGAAGTGATCGAAGACGCTTTTTTACACGCTATCAAAAACGGTTACGTTCGAATTTGCGAACTGTTTTTGAACCATTCGATTTACACGAACACGCAGCAGAGAATACAGTTAGAATTTCAACACGGTTTCTACGACCACGAGGACAACAACAGCGACTTCTCGCCCGATATTACACCCATGATATTAGCGGCTCATTGTAATAATTTCGATATAGTTTTCCTGTTAATTCAACGTGGATTTTACATACAAACTCCTCATCATTATTTTTGCACGTGCACGGAATGTAACAATCATAAAGAATTTGATCGCGTCGTCCATTCACGATCCAGACTGAACGCCTATAAGGGTCTAGCCAGTACGGCCTATATGTCGTTGAGCAGTGACGATCCGATAATGACCGCTTTCGAACTCAGCGAACAACTCTCCCATCTCgccaataaagaaaaagaatacaaG AACGAGTACAAATCGTTGTCAGAGAAATGTAAAGTTTACGCGTACGATCTGTTAGATTTGTGTCGTACTGAATCTGAAGTAATGGCGGCGCTTCACGGCAACAGTGACGATAAGAATCTCTCTCGTATCAACCTCGCTCTAAAATACGAACAAAAACGT TTTATAGCCCACGCGAGTTGTCAGGAACACCTGATGAGTATCTGGTATTCAGATTTACCGTGGTTTAAAAATCAAAGTTTATGgctgaaaatattcatagcACCTCTAGTAATCACGTGTATGCCTATATTCGCGGTAGTGTATTTTATGGTACCCTATTCGAGG TTTGGTCGGATATTACGGATACCGATAGTGAAGTTTCTGAATCACGCCTGTTcgtattttatatttctgGGATTGTTATTCGCCGCTACGACTATCGCTACGGATAAGACTACTCTGATTCACTTCCAGGGTTCACGAGCGGCTCTGTTCGGAGTCATCGGATTCTACGTGTTGG GAATGTTTTGGGCCGAAGTCAAACAGCTATGGGAAGAAGGTTATTTCaactatttcaataatatttgGAATCTGATGGATATCATGATGATAGCTTTGTACACGGCAGCTTATACCGTGTGGATCATCAGAGACATCAAAATACACCGACTAGCGCC gaTTTTGCTGAATTTTTCTATGattaattataattttcttttatgaTATATTGTAGAACCTGATCCGGATAATCCGCAAATCATCAAGCCGTCGATCTTAGCTAACATACTATTTTCATTGGCTAACGTGTTAACGTTCGCTCGAGTGGCCTATCTGTTACCGGCTACAGAGATGTTCGGTCAGCTTCAGATCTCATATGGTAGAATGATACAAGACGTTCTGAAATTCATAGCGATCTATTCCACGATGATGGTGGCGTTTATATGCGGTTTAACCAGTCTGTACAGAGAATACGACCAATCAGGGGACGATACGTCACGAGtcaaaaacgaatatttcaGCGG tttaCTCACGACGTTTAATACTTTGTTTTGGTCGACGTTTGGACTGGGTACGTCAAATGCTCCGCGGTTGGTCGGCTCCGACAGTACTGTAGCACTGACGACCAGTAATAACGCCGTGATGGTGATTGGTTATATTCTATACGGAGTTTATATCATGTTTGCCGTGGTCGTTCTCATTAACATGTTGATTGCTATGATGAGTAACACTTTCGAGGAAATTCGA GCTGATGAAGATGTGGAATGGAAATTTGCACGCGCTAAATTATGGTTGACATATTTCGACGACGGAACGACGATTCCAGTACCTTTCAACATTATACCTACACCGAAATCAATCGTGAAAATACTCAGGAAAATTCGAGCTTGTTGCTgt TGTGGCGGAGGATGGCGCGATTCTGGTGCAGAAAACAACGGTGATAGCAGTAATAGTAAAATAAAGATACGTCGTGATTACAAG GTGATCATGAGGCGAGTTGTGATGAGATTTGTTCATACGATGAAACTTGGTAAAAAGAAAGCAGGCGGAACCAGTAGAGAGG ATATCCTCGATTTTAAGGAAGAATTTCTCACTCAGTTGGAGGGGCTCCACGCCAAACTGGATAAGAAGTTAACCTCGGTGTCGAGCACGTTACATTTCGTCGAAGCCGAAATTCTAAACTTGGACAAAACCGTCTCGAAAATTCTGGCCACTCAAAATAAATCGCTAGGCGTCGACGATAACGATGACGGCGATGACGATGATTCCGGTGACGGAAATAACGATGAAAATAACGATTCGGAAGAGGAACAGTTCGTGTTCGGTGTCAATAAAAAACCGTTCGATCCACGTGACATTCCCGACTGGAACAAAGGGACCTTCATTAGAAACCCGAATAAAGATTACGGGCAACATTGGAGTAAGTACGAAGAGGCGGCTGCAAGGTCAACCAAGGGCAGTTCAACGACAACAGACGATAACTCTGATTGTACACCGCGAGGAGGCGCTACTGTTACGAATAGATCATCGACAGGCGATGATCCTGATTCTacaccaccagggggcgtcaGTGTCACGGATAGATCAATGAGAGATGATTATTCCGATTGTTtaccaccagggggtgttatTGTCGCAAATACATCGGTTGCAGACGATTATCCCGATTTTTCATCACCAGTGTGCGCTGAGGTAACCGAACAAACAACAGGGGGCGCTGCGAGTTTGCAAAATCGTCCGCAAATTCGCGTAATCATGGAACAGGATCGTCTGCTGGTGGATCACGTGATTTCCGGGGATGACAGTAGCTCAATTGCGGATGTGCACAGTTTACGCCGCTATACGGGTAGCGACAGTAACCTAATAAATACATCCCCGACCGCTAGGTGGAACCACCTTCGGGAACGGAATAGCCCCGGTCGATTATCGGATCGGACTCACGACCGGCACCGAGTCCGCAATCGCGACGATTATAGTGTTAACTTAGATATCGATGATAGTTTATGGGGATACACAAATGCTGGATACTCGAACTCCGGATACACGAATCATGAGAATTCACGTAATCCGTTCActtaa